A genomic region of Effusibacillus pohliae DSM 22757 contains the following coding sequences:
- a CDS encoding WD40 repeat domain-containing protein has protein sequence MDVFETGVRDSFTKHRGPVTSVAQVGTTQNVVTSAYDGAVAMFDLNNGSARLLGYHNHLVNRIVVNKEGTKAASCSSDYTIRIWNLQTCEVEKILCGHSDDVEDFGFVSEHVGVSASRDQRILVWDLTTGAIENVLEGHEKDVLSLAYHEGKIYSSGDDKTLRVWDLQTGQILNMWGPFEVETDTCAIDVHHNRVILGCDDGYIRVFDIENGLLLSEIQAHRSGIKKVSISPVSGDILSAAYDQQLLIWDAESFELKLWLENYPTKWERSLTWSTNGETVLAGTFDGTVLAWDVLTGKFLQEVGNEGDVKGNPCFNDVAVTDNGELALVSDDGYIRLKKITRESVLSEAFEPVSGRFLMNGVSINEKYNLVVGGAHNQKLHIFTNANGNLCDGKEVWIGEGPINTIRISEHPGYEGESFVGCYSGAIVRVGRDGSIKGHLRVHDGAVKALRLHPKKTLGLSCSAAGELLSWTYEGEVLHRYLGHTAIINDTDMDPTGKFFASVSRDFTLKVYEFFTGRLLHSFSLGRRSLKSVCFYDEDTIVVGDYWGHLVRVQLSKGDVLRRKIAGNGISSLARMNNQIVAVSYDGGIYFVNPYELTNLKTIKEMEQKVLQAR, from the coding sequence GTGGATGTATTTGAAACAGGGGTTAGGGATAGTTTTACCAAACACAGAGGTCCGGTTACAAGCGTGGCTCAGGTTGGGACAACGCAAAATGTAGTCACGTCGGCTTATGATGGGGCCGTTGCAATGTTTGATTTGAATAACGGAAGTGCAAGATTATTAGGCTACCATAATCATTTGGTAAACCGAATAGTTGTTAACAAAGAAGGAACAAAAGCCGCTTCGTGCTCTTCTGATTACACAATTAGAATTTGGAATCTTCAAACATGTGAGGTGGAAAAAATACTATGTGGGCACAGTGATGATGTCGAGGATTTCGGTTTTGTGTCCGAGCATGTTGGGGTATCTGCTTCGCGGGATCAACGGATTTTAGTTTGGGATTTGACAACAGGCGCGATTGAGAATGTCTTAGAGGGACATGAAAAGGATGTATTGTCTTTGGCGTATCACGAAGGAAAAATATATTCCTCCGGAGACGATAAAACACTGCGGGTTTGGGACTTGCAAACGGGTCAAATACTCAATATGTGGGGACCTTTTGAAGTCGAAACGGATACGTGTGCGATTGATGTGCATCACAACCGTGTGATTCTTGGATGTGATGACGGATATATACGTGTTTTTGATATTGAAAATGGTTTATTACTTTCCGAGATTCAAGCACATCGTTCCGGAATTAAAAAAGTGTCCATTTCACCAGTATCTGGCGACATTTTATCTGCTGCTTACGACCAACAACTTTTGATTTGGGATGCAGAATCCTTTGAATTAAAGCTGTGGTTAGAAAATTATCCTACAAAATGGGAACGTTCTTTGACATGGTCAACAAACGGGGAGACTGTCCTGGCAGGTACATTTGACGGAACGGTGTTAGCGTGGGATGTACTTACTGGGAAGTTTTTGCAAGAGGTTGGCAACGAAGGTGACGTTAAAGGAAATCCCTGTTTTAACGATGTGGCCGTCACAGATAATGGTGAACTCGCCTTGGTTAGTGATGACGGGTATATCCGACTGAAAAAAATCACACGAGAATCCGTACTGTCAGAAGCATTTGAGCCGGTTTCCGGAAGATTTCTTATGAATGGTGTGTCGATAAACGAAAAATATAACTTGGTTGTGGGAGGAGCACACAACCAAAAACTGCACATTTTCACCAATGCGAATGGAAATTTGTGTGATGGAAAAGAAGTATGGATTGGGGAAGGTCCGATCAATACAATTCGGATTTCTGAACATCCTGGATATGAAGGTGAGTCATTTGTAGGTTGCTACAGCGGTGCGATTGTTAGAGTGGGCCGGGATGGGAGTATTAAGGGCCACCTTCGTGTTCATGACGGTGCAGTCAAAGCATTACGGCTCCATCCGAAAAAAACATTAGGACTAAGTTGTTCCGCGGCTGGAGAATTATTGTCATGGACTTATGAAGGAGAGGTTCTGCACCGCTACTTGGGACATACGGCCATTATCAATGATACAGATATGGATCCTACTGGGAAATTTTTTGCAAGTGTATCGAGGGATTTCACATTAAAGGTATACGAATTCTTTACTGGTAGATTACTGCATTCATTCAGTCTTGGCAGACGATCCTTGAAATCCGTTTGTTTCTATGATGAAGACACGATTGTTGTGGGAGATTACTGGGGGCATTTAGTCAGAGTACAACTTTCTAAGGGTGATGTGTTACGCCGTAAGATCGCGGGTAACGGAATCAGCAGTTTGGCTCGCATGAATAACCAGATTGTGGCTGTTTCTTATGACGGCGGAATTTATTTCGTTAACCCTTACGAACTCACGAATTTGAAAACGATAAAGGAAATGGAGCAAAAAGTTTTACAGGCGAGGTGA
- a CDS encoding GTP cyclohydrolase II: MLTKSLPYRDVILSRWQVLKDEKGEIMYLFGPNKLPIKINNKVFYFNWYTWLKDEHLSEHIEEFLESITLRDFSSVQQSSLLTYGDFSNADAVKIRLHSICHTGDIFGSQRCDCGSQFREALKQIVNFGAGGIFYIANHEGRGIGLFNKALVYALQEQGLDTAEANLTLGFHVDLRRYDEVVTVLKYLRRKPVILLSNNPEKAQFLSDHGVSISEIEPLAGEVNEYNYVYLATKAKVFSHNIKLPKHD; this comes from the coding sequence ATGCTGACAAAAAGTCTCCCATACAGAGATGTTATATTGTCCCGTTGGCAAGTGTTAAAGGATGAAAAAGGAGAAATTATGTATCTGTTCGGACCAAATAAACTTCCTATAAAAATTAATAACAAAGTGTTTTACTTTAATTGGTATACATGGCTCAAGGATGAACACCTTTCTGAACACATAGAAGAATTTCTTGAAAGTATAACTCTGAGAGACTTTTCCAGTGTTCAGCAAAGTTCCTTATTGACTTACGGCGATTTTTCTAACGCCGATGCGGTTAAAATTCGCCTTCATAGCATTTGTCATACAGGAGATATTTTTGGAAGTCAGCGTTGTGACTGTGGAAGTCAGTTTCGAGAAGCACTTAAACAAATTGTAAATTTTGGGGCTGGCGGAATCTTTTATATCGCCAATCATGAAGGGAGAGGGATAGGGTTATTTAACAAAGCGTTAGTCTATGCCCTGCAGGAACAAGGATTGGATACTGCTGAGGCCAACCTTACTTTAGGATTCCATGTGGATCTGCGTCGTTATGATGAGGTGGTTACTGTTCTGAAATACTTACGGAGAAAACCTGTAATTCTCTTAAGCAATAATCCTGAAAAGGCTCAATTCCTTAGCGATCATGGAGTGTCCATTTCAGAGATTGAGCCATTGGCGGGAGAAGTCAACGAATATAATTATGTCTATTTAGCTACGAAAGCAAAGGTATTTTCTCATAACATCAAATTGCCAAAACACGATTGA
- a CDS encoding PLP-dependent cysteine synthase family protein, with product MEFINFIQDKRLKRFTQKLGNTPVVEIPAVPGSGRIFAKCEWYNPTGSVKDRAAYEMMMDVLLEKERNNQQHLHILEYSGGNLGISLATICNLLEINLTLVLSSGSHKSLLKKLQMLGAKVELVDKQKGFWGVMETAFRLSESSDSYTFLYQHRNEANFRAHRNGTAIEILRQIPNQIDAWVASIGTGGTLMGVYETLSSKYPNIQLHAVTPAELPYGSDQPPNGLRKFAGSGGLGCGRKQYFVERNEGEVTRHWTYRFEETLEEAKRFYVETGVQIGTSAAANLLAARSIAAELGTNSTVVTIFPDAGAPEEWSEIYGQN from the coding sequence ATGGAGTTTATTAACTTTATCCAAGATAAAAGATTGAAGAGGTTCACCCAAAAATTAGGAAATACTCCTGTTGTTGAAATCCCTGCAGTACCTGGTTCGGGTAGAATTTTTGCTAAATGTGAGTGGTATAATCCAACGGGATCGGTTAAAGACCGAGCTGCTTATGAAATGATGATGGATGTTCTATTAGAGAAAGAGAGAAATAACCAGCAGCATCTGCATATTCTCGAGTACAGTGGAGGAAACCTAGGGATTTCACTTGCTACTATTTGTAATTTGTTGGAGATCAATCTTACTCTTGTACTTAGCTCCGGTTCGCACAAAAGTCTTCTTAAAAAGTTGCAAATGCTTGGGGCCAAAGTAGAGCTTGTGGACAAACAAAAAGGATTTTGGGGTGTAATGGAAACGGCGTTTCGGTTAAGTGAATCGAGTGATTCGTATACTTTTCTTTATCAACATAGGAATGAAGCCAATTTTAGGGCACATAGAAATGGGACGGCAATCGAAATATTAAGACAAATACCCAATCAAATTGATGCATGGGTGGCTTCCATTGGAACGGGAGGCACACTGATGGGAGTCTATGAAACTTTATCTTCCAAATACCCGAATATTCAACTTCACGCTGTTACTCCCGCTGAACTTCCTTACGGGAGTGATCAACCTCCAAACGGTCTGCGTAAATTTGCGGGATCGGGAGGATTGGGTTGTGGAAGAAAGCAGTATTTTGTTGAACGTAATGAAGGGGAAGTAACTCGTCATTGGACATACAGGTTCGAGGAGACTTTGGAAGAGGCGAAAAGGTTTTACGTAGAGACGGGAGTTCAAATTGGAACTTCCGCAGCAGCAAATTTGCTGGCTGCCCGTAGCATTGCTGCCGAATTGGGAACGAATTCTACCGTTGTCACCATCTTTCCGGATGCGGGTGCACCTGAAGAATGGAGTGAAATTTATGGACAAAATTGA
- a CDS encoding class I SAM-dependent methyltransferase, whose translation MDKIDSPEEYSIKLRNSFASSYQTGTDLWSKDQGLTDIALFLLNHLNKESPQHVLDIGTGNGRHAELFLRKGFRYTGIDICPHSDWERYKSLYSNRVMFVNSSFLEWQWQHKETFTAVLDNGCFHHQHPEEYTLYLQKIHHLLHDSGLLALGLYTVDEHERAGNFHVMPSGKYKRHFSQQEILSLLNENGFVCLQMKRILVQDRNRYYLAVLSQKKLEE comes from the coding sequence ATGGACAAAATTGATTCGCCTGAAGAATATAGCATCAAACTTAGAAATAGTTTTGCCAGTAGTTATCAGACAGGGACGGACCTGTGGTCAAAGGATCAAGGTCTCACAGACATCGCTTTATTTTTGTTAAACCATCTGAACAAAGAATCTCCACAACATGTCTTGGACATAGGGACGGGAAATGGTAGACATGCGGAGCTATTTTTGAGAAAGGGGTTTCGTTATACGGGTATTGATATATGCCCTCATAGTGATTGGGAACGTTACAAGAGTCTTTATTCCAATCGCGTAATGTTTGTAAACTCATCATTTCTTGAATGGCAATGGCAACATAAAGAAACTTTTACTGCCGTCCTCGACAACGGATGCTTTCATCATCAGCATCCGGAAGAATATACATTATATCTGCAAAAGATACATCATCTGTTACATGACAGCGGACTTCTGGCGTTGGGATTGTACACCGTTGATGAGCACGAAAGAGCAGGGAATTTTCATGTCATGCCCAGTGGAAAATATAAACGTCATTTTTCCCAACAAGAGATTCTATCATTGCTCAATGAGAATGGGTTTGTTTGTCTACAAATGAAAAGAATCCTTGTGCAAGATCGAAACCGTTATTATCTGGCTGTTTTATCACAGAAAAAATTGGAGGAGTAG
- a CDS encoding NADPH-dependent FMN reductase: protein MNILVINGGPRENSNSRGVAKYARELFENRVANVNYFDVRNNLLPVYLGDEEQNQHQEVNKLRRYAQEADGFFICTPEYHNGMSGALKNAFDFLGKTHFNGKPVVITATAGGGKGGINALNNLRLVLRGVFAIVLPQQVVFDLYMFNEEGALLHEDGKNQVSQLVDNLIFVTNLFVSNNRKEMGKC from the coding sequence ATGAATATTCTAGTAATCAATGGAGGGCCGCGAGAAAACTCGAATAGCCGCGGTGTAGCCAAGTATGCAAGGGAACTTTTCGAAAATCGTGTAGCAAATGTGAATTACTTTGATGTTAGGAATAATCTGCTTCCTGTTTATTTAGGTGATGAAGAACAAAATCAACACCAGGAGGTAAATAAACTTCGCAGGTATGCCCAAGAAGCGGATGGTTTCTTTATCTGTACGCCAGAATACCACAATGGAATGAGTGGTGCTCTGAAAAATGCATTTGACTTCCTAGGAAAGACCCACTTTAACGGCAAACCTGTTGTAATAACTGCAACAGCCGGCGGGGGTAAGGGTGGTATAAACGCCTTGAATAATCTAAGACTTGTATTGCGTGGTGTGTTTGCTATCGTTTTACCGCAACAAGTCGTTTTTGATCTTTACATGTTCAATGAAGAAGGCGCCTTACTCCATGAGGATGGGAAAAATCAGGTTTCACAGTTGGTAGACAATCTCATTTTTGTTACCAATTTATTTGTATCAAATAATCGCAAAGAAATGGGGAAATGTTAA
- a CDS encoding ATP-grasp domain-containing protein: MEQKKLLMVTPWLRFVEKAKEEDFYLIALWDKKTKGKEFLPQIAKLADELYVFDVNNFMRLEGIVEMIQSRNPVDYIYHIGREDNMQETYQIAERYGCALNSSKTIKLINDKYFMRRLLQAHQISTVKFQFAEKTKDVLRMMDKFGFPLVLKPTKMSGSRGVYLCNDQEDVQQWIKFMEQYDYRGPFLMEEYLQGPEVSVETLTINGKHYIIGITDKIKTTPPLFVELGHVHPSQLGRDIQEQIHEMVIRFLTAANYQFGPTHTELIITQDGPKIVESQARLGGDRIPTLVHLATGIELESAVFQGIKGIHPPIPQSNGVAMIRYFQWPPGYIESIEGVDKVKELPYVIHFENTLQAGDVVPVIRDSASRYGYVIVFAKTFEEVKEKMEMIISMIQVRIRKNDSAC; this comes from the coding sequence ATGGAACAAAAGAAATTATTAATGGTCACTCCGTGGCTACGTTTTGTTGAAAAAGCAAAAGAGGAGGATTTTTACCTCATTGCTCTTTGGGATAAGAAAACAAAGGGCAAAGAATTTTTACCTCAGATAGCTAAACTGGCCGATGAGTTGTACGTTTTCGACGTTAATAATTTTATGCGTTTAGAAGGTATTGTTGAGATGATTCAGTCAAGGAATCCAGTTGACTATATTTATCATATTGGTCGAGAAGACAACATGCAGGAGACGTACCAAATTGCGGAGAGGTATGGTTGCGCTTTAAATTCATCCAAAACTATTAAATTGATTAACGACAAATATTTCATGCGCAGGTTATTGCAGGCTCATCAAATATCTACAGTTAAATTCCAGTTTGCTGAAAAGACAAAAGATGTACTGCGCATGATGGACAAATTCGGTTTCCCATTGGTTTTGAAACCTACAAAGATGTCCGGAAGCAGAGGGGTCTACCTGTGTAACGACCAGGAAGATGTGCAGCAATGGATAAAGTTTATGGAACAGTATGATTATCGAGGGCCATTCTTAATGGAAGAGTACCTACAAGGACCTGAAGTCAGCGTGGAAACATTAACTATAAACGGAAAACATTATATAATCGGAATAACAGATAAGATAAAAACGACTCCTCCTCTATTTGTTGAACTGGGGCATGTACATCCTTCACAGTTGGGAAGGGATATTCAGGAACAAATACATGAGATGGTCATCCGGTTCCTCACAGCTGCAAATTATCAGTTCGGACCTACTCACACAGAATTAATAATTACACAAGATGGACCTAAAATTGTGGAATCACAGGCCAGATTAGGTGGTGACAGAATCCCAACATTGGTGCATTTAGCGACTGGGATAGAATTGGAATCTGCAGTTTTTCAAGGTATAAAAGGGATTCATCCTCCGATTCCCCAATCCAACGGGGTTGCCATGATCAGATATTTCCAATGGCCACCTGGTTATATTGAAAGTATTGAAGGGGTGGATAAAGTCAAAGAACTTCCTTATGTGATTCATTTCGAAAATACCTTGCAAGCAGGAGACGTTGTACCGGTTATTAGAGATTCTGCCAGCAGATACGGTTATGTTATTGTGTTTGCAAAAACTTTTGAAGAGGTCAAAGAAAAAATGGAAATGATTATATCTATGATTCAGGTAAGAATCAGGAAAAATGACTCGGCTTGCTGA
- a CDS encoding MFS transporter, with the protein MRFRDLHINIKTRLIVSFFQRASQSMVFPFMSIYFADHFGPTIAGLLMLATVIAGLLSSFFGGYYADVKGRKKVLVVSELIRFVSLLFLAVVNSDWIHIPIITFFLFLINIILISISTPANEALIIDVSTTETRKYVYSISYWVTNFSLAIGAMFGSFFYKSNFFQLVIIMALSSLLSCIIIHKFVTDTFRLKGPVEKVSIVNIFRSYKTVFRNRLFMKYFLIGVLMLGVEMQLGNYISVRLAKEFGTQSIPEVSVFIGNIDGIKMFGIIRTVNTVLVVLLASVVARISHYISDRISFYLGVLLFVSGYAVLAISNDVWILLLAALVFTLGELIYVPVFQAMFAEIIPVDARSKYSAVNKLNVRGGMILGSLGITVGVLFPSWFMALLYMVIGFVSIYVYRNLLHYFQDQQNKTSHLESGDLVQS; encoded by the coding sequence ATGCGATTTAGAGATTTGCACATAAATATAAAAACGAGGCTAATAGTTAGTTTTTTTCAAAGAGCTAGTCAATCCATGGTTTTTCCTTTTATGTCCATTTATTTTGCGGATCATTTTGGCCCAACAATTGCCGGTCTTCTCATGTTAGCAACGGTTATTGCTGGTTTATTATCCAGTTTTTTTGGTGGTTACTATGCGGACGTTAAAGGAAGAAAAAAAGTCTTAGTTGTTTCGGAACTGATTCGTTTTGTTTCTTTACTTTTTTTAGCAGTGGTTAATTCAGATTGGATTCATATACCAATAATAACCTTTTTTCTTTTTTTAATAAATATTATACTTATTAGTATATCTACTCCGGCTAACGAAGCTTTAATCATTGATGTAAGTACAACTGAGACAAGAAAATATGTATACAGCATTTCTTATTGGGTCACCAATTTTTCTCTTGCGATTGGAGCGATGTTTGGGTCTTTTTTTTACAAGTCAAACTTTTTTCAGCTGGTGATTATTATGGCATTATCGTCCTTACTTTCTTGCATAATTATCCATAAATTCGTTACGGATACGTTTCGGTTGAAGGGGCCAGTCGAGAAAGTTTCAATTGTTAATATTTTCCGAAGTTACAAAACCGTTTTTCGAAATCGTTTATTCATGAAATATTTCCTTATTGGGGTACTAATGCTAGGCGTTGAAATGCAGTTGGGAAATTATATCAGTGTTAGGTTGGCTAAAGAGTTTGGTACTCAATCAATACCTGAGGTTTCGGTATTTATTGGAAATATCGATGGCATTAAGATGTTTGGGATAATTAGAACAGTAAACACGGTGTTAGTAGTTTTGCTTGCTTCAGTTGTTGCCAGGATATCTCATTATATCTCTGATCGCATTTCTTTTTATCTAGGAGTTTTATTATTCGTCAGTGGATATGCAGTATTGGCAATTAGCAACGATGTGTGGATTTTGTTACTTGCTGCGTTGGTATTTACTTTAGGAGAGCTAATTTATGTTCCCGTATTCCAAGCCATGTTTGCAGAAATTATTCCTGTGGATGCTAGAAGTAAATACTCAGCTGTCAACAAATTGAATGTACGGGGGGGGATGATCTTAGGCTCTCTTGGGATAACGGTTGGAGTATTATTCCCTTCTTGGTTCATGGCACTTCTGTATATGGTGATTGGATTTGTTAGTATATATGTTTATCGAAATCTGCTTCATTATT